A portion of the Aricia agestis chromosome 1, ilAriAges1.1, whole genome shotgun sequence genome contains these proteins:
- the LOC121739687 gene encoding uncharacterized protein LOC121739687, with translation MNNSAAMVGEIFTEAGAAFNKLAEMTMMLHPLAEQSATPQAKTPVKRKQHDERLSTVPPSGASQVSLNMLNAQEADMDVDSLGNDVKLEFETSTEEVVANM, from the exons atgaataattcTGCTGCCATG gttgGAGAAATATTTACTGAAGCAGGGGCTGCCTTTAATAAATTAGCAGAAATGACCATGATGCTGCATCCTTTAGCAGAACAAAGTGCTAC TCCTCAGGCAAAAACACCAGTGAAACGAAAACAACACGATGAAAGGTTGTCAACAGTTCCCCCCTCAGGAGCTAGTCAG GTTTCTTTAAATATGCTTAATGCACAAGAAGCGGACATGGATGTGGACAGTCTCGGCAATGATGTCAAATTAGAATTTGAAACAAGCACTGAAGAAGTAGTAGCGAACATGTAA
- the LOC121739679 gene encoding probable RNA methyltransferase CG11342 — MEDLTFSGNDPGAVRFGNFINYYSFHSTDERIKNLNPKMFPSANDSTVICLDIGCNTGELTNSLKHYLQKLHSHAVIKILAIDIDDCLIERAKESNGNEDTTYMALDIMHEASSDILKEFLQNSSKEYFDYIFCFSVTMWIHINHGDDGLLHFLELLKSIAKTIIIEPQPWKCYRNAQRRMKRAGNQFPLYETLKIRSNVDSVIEETLCRSHIKLCESSLSTWSRKVQSYNLIIKT; from the coding sequence ATGGAAGATTTAACTTTTTCTGGAAATGATCCCGGGGCAGTTCGATTCGGaaatttcattaattactaTTCATTTCATAGTACTGacgaaagaataaaaaatttaaaccccAAAATGTTTCCATCTGCAAATGATTCTACAGTAATATGTTTAGATATTGGTTGTAATACTGGAGAGTTAACAAATTCATTAAAACATTATCTACAAAAACTACATTCACATGCGGTCATAAAGATTTTGGCTATTGATATTGACGACTGTTTAATAGAAAGGGCAAAAGAAAGTAATGGCAATGAAGATACCACATACATGGCTCTGGATATCATGCATGAAGCAAGTTCTGACATCTTAAAAGAGTTTTTGCAAAATTCTAGCAAAGAATATTTTGACTACAtattttgtttctctgtaacTATGTGGATCCATATTAATCATGGAGATGATGGCCTTCTACATTTTCTAGAACTATTAAAATCAATtgcaaaaactataataattgaaCCTCAGCCCTGGAAATGTTATAGAAATGCACAAAGGAGAATGAAACGAGCTGGAAATCAGTTCCCGCTATATGAAACACTTAAAATTAGAAGCAATGTAGACTCGGTTATAGAAGAAACTCTGTGCAGAAGTCATATAAAACTTTGTGAATCATCACTGTCAACATGGAGCAGAAAAGTGCAAAGTTATAATCTAATTATTAAAACATAG